CGCGCTCGAATAAGCGCTCACTTATAGACCGCATACATGCGAGTTGCCATTGTCAATGCTATTGCTGATACCGTTTGCATATAACTGAGCGAGGCGGTTGCTTATGCCGCTGTACCGAATGCGCCATCTCTTGTATGGCGTTTGACGCCGAGAAAAACAGTCCTTctctggaattaagaaatgtgtcagcatgACAACATCTAGAGATCAATCTACGCAGTGAATGCGACCGGCAGCCTTTCGAAACGGTAGCGTACAGATGCTGTCACAGCGCTGCGTTGCAGCTTCCCACGCTTACTGCGTAGGCTCTGTGCGATGTAAAGAGTAGTTCATATCAAATCACTAAGGCTGGAAAAGAAGTACGAAAGAGGTTTCCTTCCTCCTAACTGTTTACTTTTCAATTTCAGATCAAccggtagcgggtgcacgaactcgacaGCGCCAGGCCTAACCTTCACTGAAGAGAATAAGtattggctcaaacttcatgtgcacggcttGACAGGGCTGAACGTTGTGTATTCTACTTCGAAAGCATGTTTCGGCTCTTTTTGAGCACAATAAATCATATAAACAAGCGAAAGCACTACGGCTATCGCGTATTCGTTTCGACGACCTGTCACGTGGGCTACGGTCCAACCATGACCGGCACACTGATCGGCTGCCATCGACAAGTCCGTCGCACTACAACAACTGGTGCTCGTGGATGGCATCGTTGTCGACCTGGTGTGATTAAATGGTCTCAATGACGCACGCAGAAATTTTGGCCAATCGTTGGCGTTAGCCTCTTGTTGGTCTCGTGTAGACGCTATTTTACAATGCCTTCAAACTAGTACGTGAAGTAAGGCAAGCGCTTCCACCAGCAGCAAATGTCGGCCAACGCTGCTAGACTACGTCAGCAAAGTGATGTATCTAAAGTCTAACCCAAGTATAACGCAGGGGCTTTTCCCACATTTGCCATGCGTCAAAGGAATGCGGAAACTAGTGTTTCATGGTGGAGTCAAGAGGAATCCCTGACCGCTTTGCGTCTTGGAGTGGGAGACCTATGCTGGGCACGTTTTAGACACCACGCTGACCTTGAGCTACTAATGCAATTGCAACACGCTACACGGCTCGAGTCTTTGCAGCAAGGCGCGTCCAtgcgcttgtttctttttttttttcgcgccttcCTCCCGAGATCAAACAGCGTGGCCGCGCGCgatccttccaaaacgtttcgcgacgaatccgctagggcagggcgcctGCGCTGTCACGGCTTGGAAAAAGGTGGATCGCCACTAAGTCTGCCGAATGCGTGACATCAATAAAAAAGAATAAGGCATCCCTGTTTTTATAAACTATAGGAGAGCATACAGCTCAAGTTGAAACAGTTCTTTTCTGCGGTGGCAAAGTGGGCGAAGCTGCTCAGCTACAGGGCAGGGCCCGTGTCCAAAAAATCTTTAGCTGATAATTAGTGTTTTTCAATCCGTGGTTGCCTTCGATAATGAGATGTCTAGCTTTACAATTACCAATTAGCTACAATTAGTTTTATTTTAGGAGCAATCAGAGCGCATGACATTTTTTATGAGTACGGGTTCAGATGTACTTGAAGCCCGGTCCTCTCGCTGCTGCTGAACCATTACGCATCATTCGTGCGATCTCCCGAAACAGTAAACATGAGACACAGGCATCACAATTAAGCACACCATGAATCTACCTACTCGTTGCCCTTCCACTCGCAGCACACGGACGTGAAGCCGGTGGGCGACGAGAAGGTGTACCCGGCTGGCGTATTTACAGTTGTTAGTAGGTACAACGGGGTGTGgaacttgcggagacgacggacgtttgcgcgcatgcgcgagtaagaacgtgttcgagagaggaaatgtgcgatcgacttttgctccttgaatatactaCTCTGCCTAGGCACAATGGAGGAGTTTCTCAGCGCGTGTTGTACGCGCTTCTCCCTAGGGGCGCCGGCATAAGTCGcagggcgcggtagtgctgaatcTAGCATCGCAATTTGGTAGCTCgacgcaaatatatttattcaatcgtgttgtTTGCTAACTAaaacaacgtgtcactatttcgcattattggcggtgcctccaggacaccaaagcggcaacaggGCGATCAAAGCTgaaagcagggcggcccgtgggctGTGGCCGCGGAGGCCAAAGCGTGCCAGGGGCTGTTCgtataaaaaattggctgtcagCCATAGCGGACAACCAATCTTATACTTTCCTGACACGCGCTGGCCTCTGCCAGTCCCAGCCTACGGATCAGTCCGGCTTCTAGCTAGTCCGGCTTCTAGCCGCGGAGATTCTGCGTcacctgctttaatataacctcaggtgctctgcTGTAGCCACCGTTTGcaggttacatgtgccctcctggagcagggcttgtaaaaaatgcaatctattgTCGCGACTAACAAAGTGatccgcgacttatacaacaccagtcaaaACCTTGCCTCTTCAGAGACATCGATCACccaatggggcgtccgtgcccactgcatcaccgcgccggcagccagcgtcccagcgtaaacaaactcgaccccccTCTGCCAtaccggcacgcctagggacaaacgcacgcTACACGCGCAAAGCAACTTCTCcgccgtagtgcctaggcagagtcacatattcaaggagcaaaggcccccagattttctctctcgcacccgctcttactggcgcctgcgcagaaacgtcgagcgccgtcaaaagcgccacaccccactgtacctactagcaattgtaaaaacgcatCCGGGTGACGTGTTGTTTCAAATCGACGGCGTCAACCTGGCGAGCCCGATGCGCGACCAGGTGATGTAGATATTGGACACGGCGACCGGCGACGTCAGTCTTCGTGGTGCCAACGTCGCTCATGAGCGTGAATCGCATCCTCGTGAGCAAGCTGCACGAGACGGTCACGACCGACACCAACGTGGCCAGCCGCACCACTGTGACTGACATCGAGTCCCAGTGAATTCGCGCTCCAACTGCTGTCGTCACGTAGATTGCACGTGCCCATGCAGATGCTGCTGTCGCTCATAGGGTCCCGATTTAGAAGTGGAGCCGAAAGACACGTTGCTAGTATAATACTTCGAAATATAGATTCGTAGCGCCCAGTGGAACGAAGCGCCCCAGCATTCCACCACCTTGCGCAAAGCTTTGACGAACGATATTGGACGTGCGCTAAGCAGCAGGCGGTGACAAAATTGGTGGCGAAATGTCGCACAGATCGGAATAACTATGATTGCGTGCGCATATATTGGTATAATATTAGTCCTTTAGCATATCCACGAGTGCTTTGACTACACTTGACGTTAATTTGTCTTGTTTAATATACGATCGTACTTGATTATGGAGGATGTTATTTTGGCTCAAACTTGTTTGCCAGCCTTTATCTCACTGCCATAAATATGCACTGCTTCGAGTACGTCATCACAACTGAGGGACAATTATGAAAATGAATTCGTTACTTGCACATTGGAGGTATCTATTTGTAAAAGCGAATCTACACAAAGTAAATGCGAATCCTCCGCATTTAATAACGCATGTAACAATGTTTAAAAATTCTAAATGCCCTCGCGTTAATCACTGTATCAAGCCACCTACTGTCGCTAGTAGTGCTCTCGATGATACCTGAATGCATTGAGAACGGGCCCGGTATTCTTTCTGTGAAAGTAGGACAGCCGCAGCAGTTCCTCAAGGATAGGAACTAATATGTTGCTGCTGCAGCGACAGTTTTTACTTTAATGTCACCGAGTCTACATAATCTTACTGGTGGGAACTACTGCACCGATATTGGAATATTAGTGCTTGCTTTATTTTTGTTCTATTGAAAGCGAAATTGCGCTTACCTGTCCCATTTATAGATTACGTGGAATATATGAAAGCGTGATTGCCCGAGCGGCGAGTGCTGCTCCATATGAAGCTATTGACGATTCTGTGAGACCCCGCTGAGAGCGATAAATAAAACATACCTGTTGAGCAGCTTATCAGATAGGGTGCATCCTTAATTCAGGTAGTCATGTACTGTCTTTACCTCCTTGAAATAAACTATTATGGTGCCGAAGTTTATAATCACATTCTCTCCTTTTTAAGGCTTTTTGTCTCCACCCCTATGTGGCACTCTACGGAACGTCGACACAATGCTGCTGGCTATGAGCacaaggccgcgggatcgaatcccggtcacggcggtcgcatttagatgggggcgaaatgcgaaagtacacgtctacttagatttaggttcaggttaaagaaccccaggtggttgaaatttccagagtcctccactacggcgtgcctcataatcagaaagtagtttgtgcacacaaaaccccataatttaattttaatgctgCTGGCTATCTTACACGATAAGTTAATCATGGCTGGAGCTCTCCATGTAACAGCTCACAACTGATGAGTCGACGTGTTAGATGACAATCTATCGACCATCTCGAGCAGGTGTGACCTAAACTCGCGCAAAAACTTTCCTCCATGTATCGAGGGTTGCCGTCACCCGTATGCTGGAAATGGCAGTGGCAACGAGGAACAGCACTTGCCACCAAACGTCACGAAGTGGCAACGGGAAGCAACGGTTAGGTTAACCGTATGTAATAGCGTTGCATAAAGTGAACATGGAACACTTAAAACAGTAAAGCAGGAAGCGTGCTACATAATATTTTCTTGGTGTAGTTGTTTCATTATTGGAAatactttctttattattatggCGTTACAAAGAGTTTTACATTGCTGGTACACTGGTGCAGATCTACGTCTTGAGCTCTGAATGTACCGGTTTGCTGGCAGTGAAGGAGAGGAAGCGATTTCATTCTGGTGACTGGACGTGCATGATCACAATGGAAATAAAAACAATCgtgaaaaagaaaggcaaggaaTTTTTTTACTGCTGCTTGCAACACGGTAAAACAAAAGAATAAATGCAAAAAATAAGACGACAATGCTTTTAGACTGCTTCAAGCAAGTTTCGTTTCAAACTAACCAAATTGGGTGGAATTTACAAAAACAGTACAATACGTCCTGGATATAAAAAATACCGAAATGACAGAACACAAAGGAAAACTATGAATGCACTGAGCGTGCATTGCCGCCACTGCCCCCAACAATCCAAGCGCCCAAGCATAGTAGAACAGACGCGGTACAGAAGCGCACACGAAACGAGGAATTGCTTCTAAAGATCTTTTTCGCAATAGTTAACATAACGGCgcctttatttcccctttccgtAGTTTGCTTCTACAGGGGCGGACCAGCTGGTGAATAAGCTGGCGGTTACAAGCTAAACAGAAAATTCTGGTTGCATTATCCGTCGCCCATATATAACTATTTTAATAAAACCTGATAACGGGCTAACTGTGGGAGCCAACTGGATTCCCGGTAACTGCAGTCACTGCATATATCTTGAGCTATATGCAGCAGTTATGCATCAGCTCAAGTTACTACACTGATGACGACGTCCAGTTTTCGAAAGAGGCTCCTTTGTTCCTTTCGCCTGTCTGTGGTGCTGCTTCCGCGAAAACTGTCTCAGCTCATTCGTAGGTAAAGTGCTGTAACACAACATCCCCTCTCGGTGTGGTTTGCAAATATATTTCACTTAGCATCTTCTCCACATAGTTACCGGTTACCGTTCTGATTTTCACGCTAAGGGTGCACTCCTCCAGGCTGCCACAATTACCGCATCTAGTGCTCTCCAGCTACTCTGGCCGTCcatataaaaattggaggacgcttaagcttcgccttcaagagtggagcgcgacaccatgggctacggcgcagcgactacgcgccccgcataggacgcggtgagcgtcgagcaacgcagcgttcggcgcgacaacgaaatgtgcgcctgagcaagcgacgcacgtctGAGCCTTAAAtcagcttgtttctaaggcaacaccgcgttcaccaGAGGCacatttgtaccgctttgaaccatcgaactcgtggctcagtgggcGTCCTGGCTACCGAGGTGGAAGGACGTGCTACCATGTGCTCCGAAGGAGCGGTCTCAGCGGCCCAttttggccgcggaaacaggaatGTTGTTGAAGACAGCCAGGATTACCAAGTGATGCTGCCCCAACTGCCGAAAGGTCGGATTGTTATTAATACTGTTTTTTTGCATGGCGATATCCGTGCTCGGCCGTACAGAGTTGAGGACTACCGTGACGCCCTGGACAGCTTGAAAGTGCTCCCCGAGGTTGTCGCCTTGGGAGCTTTCCAAATGAACCACGTGTGGGCCGTAACAATGAAAAGCTCGGAAGCCGTCAACAAACTGCTAACAGCTGCAACAATTACTGTCAAGGGCCGGCGATGCCTGGTGGTTGATCCCAACAACCAAGACCTACGTGTTAAGATGCACTGGGTCCTCCATAACGTCAGCGATGAAGATGTACGCGAGGCCTTAGCGCCGTACGGCGAAGTTACGGAAGTTTCACGAGAGCGCTGGCGCGCACAGGGCGTGACAGACAAGGGCTCCACTACGCGTCTGGTGAATCTCAAGTTGAAGCCTGGTGTTAAAGGTGATGATATCCCGCACCAGCTGCGTGTCGCCGGAGAGCCTGCTTTATTAGTGGTGCCTGGAAGGCCACCGCTTTGTTTGCGCTGCCACGGAAAAGGTCACGTTCGCAGAGAGTGCCGGGTGCCACGATGCTCGCGCTGCAGGCGTTTCGGTCATGACGAAAGTCAGTGTGCGCCTACATACGCGAACGTCACAGGGCCCATAAGGAGTATTGACTCTTCTGAGCTCGTCATGGACGAGGCAGAAGCTGAGGAAACGGCGACAGTACAACACGCGAAGTTGGAACCACAACCAACGCCCCCGGCAACGGCCTCCGCCCCCTTGCAGCGAGCCGTTACTTCGGTGCCTGGCGAacagcagccactgcaagaaaggCAGCCTGACCTGTCAAAGGACGCGCTGCACCGGTCGAAAAAAGCCAAGGAAGGCTCAGCAACATCGACGGATCCCGACGCGCCGAGCGCAATGGAGACCGACGTGACTTCATCATCGAATAAGCGGGCGCACATCGAGACGGTGAAAAGCGACGACCCGGGTGGTGGCCTGAATGCCGAGGAGCCGCCTGCGAAAGCGGCACCGGTACGACGCTCACCATTCAGGCCGAAGCCCAGCGTTCCCCCAGATAAACGCGAGGCGGACGCGGCGCCGAAGTAGGCGCTGGGGTCTGCACTTCACGGATGCCTGTACAACATGTCGCGCAAGTTTTTCAAGTGCACGGATGGCAATGGACTGTCACGCCGGCAGCCGTCCGTCGAAGAAGGTTCAGCTGTGCCAGACATGACACTGCAAGGAATGACCGTCTGCAATGATGCGAATGCTGTGCGGTCATGTACAGAGGTGAGCGCTGTGCGACCCGTTTGCTCCTCACATAATATGCACGGTGAAACTGAAAAGCCAATGCGAGTAGCCACACTGAATGTCAGGGGCTTAGCGGCCCGGAGAAGACAGTACCAAGTGAGCCGCCTGTTTTTGGAAAATGACTTAGATCTAGTCGCAGTGCAAGAAACTAAAATCGAGAGTGAGGATCGGACGGCCCGCATGGTGGAAACCTTTCGAACGCGCTACAATGTTTGTATTTGTCATGCTGTGGGCACATCTGGTGGTTGCGCGATATTCATTCGTAACAACATAGGCATCTCTGATGTGAGCATTGTTATCTCGGAAGCAGGACGCTTGCTTATTATAGACTTTTTATTTTCTGGTCACCCCTGGCGAGTGATCTGTGTTTATGCACCGAATAGCGCGACTGAGCGCGTAGCCTTTTTCGAAAGAATCGAGTCTTATCTGCAGTGTTCGAAACGTATTGTTatgcttggtgatttcaattgtgTGCTGATGGCAGAGGACAGAGCTAAAATTGTACTTTGCCGCGACAAAAGTGCAAAGGTACTAGATGCACTAATCCTAGAGAATGATTTGGAGGACCTGGGCTGGTTGCT
This Dermacentor albipictus isolate Rhodes 1998 colony chromosome 1, USDA_Dalb.pri_finalv2, whole genome shotgun sequence DNA region includes the following protein-coding sequences:
- the LOC135912441 gene encoding uncharacterized protein, with the translated sequence MCSEGAVSAAHFGRGNRNVVEDSQDYQVMLPQLPKGRIVINTVFLHGDIRARPYRVEDYRDALDSLKVLPEVVALGAFQMNHVWAVTMKSSEAVNKLLTAATITVKGRRCLVVDPNNQDLRVKMHWVLHNVSDEDVREALAPYGEVTEVSRERWRAQGVTDKGSTTRLVNLKLKPGVKGDDIPHQLRVAGEPALLVVPGRPPLCLRCHGKGHVRRECRVPRCSRCRRFGHDESQCAPTYANVTGPIRSIDSSELVMDEAEAEETATVQHAKLEPQPTPPATASAPLQRAVTSVPGEQQPLQERQPDLSKDALHRSKKAKEGSATSTDPDAPSAMETDVTSSSNKRAHIETVKSDDPGGGLNAEEPPAKAAPVRRSPFRPKPSVPPDKREADAAPK